In the genome of bacterium, the window CGGTCGATACTTCCACTGACAGTGTGTTGGATCGATCTGACGAGGCCTGGAGTTTCTATCAAGAGAGCCAAGGTCTCTTTGGCGGGGATGAAATCCTCGTGGTTGCACTGCCGCCTACGTCACCGTTTTCTCTCGAATCTCTGAGCTCGATAGAAGAGTTGTCTCGGGCCGCTGCCCATTTGCCTGGGATTCGCCGGGTCGACAGCATCGCGACTGTCCCGGTGATCCATGCAGAGGAGAGCGGGGCGCTGGAGATGGAACCAGCGCTTATGCCAGGACGAACAACACAAGACGTGGAAGTTCGCCTACGGCTTGACCGCGTAGCTCCACGGAGCCTTGTGTCGGCCGACAATCGCACCCTCGCGGTGAATCTGGTCCTTGAGGAGAACGCCGAGGGGGTTCATGAGGCCCTTGTTTCGCAAGCTAGGGCCCTCGCAAGCCCATTGGGCGGGGCTGTGTCTGGCGTCCCAGTCTTTCGCGTGGAAACCAACGGACGAACCCGATCGGAGATCCTGTTTTTCGCTCCGTTTACCGGACTGGTGCTCTTGGTGGTTCTCTGGGCGATCTATCGCTCGGTGGCGGTCGCCATCTCCTGCTTGCTCCCTGGGGTTGTTGGGGCCTTCGCGATGCTTTCAGCGATGGGCTACCTCGAAAGCCCGCTGACCATTACGACCATCATCCTTCCCTCAGTGGTCTTGGCCCTTGGTTGCGCGTACTCGATGCATCTCATCCTGCCCGCGCGAATGGCCGACCGTGGCGCAGTCATCTCTGCGATCACGCCATCTGCGCTCCCCATCGCGCTCTCTGGCCTGACTACCGCTGTTGGTTTTGGGGCTATCGGTCTCGTGAAGATCGATGCGGTCCGTTTTGTTGGCGGGTTCGGCGGGCTAGGTGTGCTCGTGGTATCGGCTGCCGCGCTCACGCTGGTCCCCGCGTGCCTGAGTTTCCTATCGCCCGTGTGCAGGCGGCCCGCGGGTTCGGGTTGGCTCACGACGGTGCTGCCAAGGTTGCTAGGCCAGCTTGCAAGCAATCGGGCCTCGATCGGCGCTTGGCTCCTTCTTGTTCCGCTAATCGCCGCGGGCGTTACCGCGATTCGAGTCGAAACAGACGCGACGCAATGGCTTCCTCCCGGCAACCCGGTTCGTGACGACTACGATGCAATCAGAGAGCTTCTCTCGGGAATAAGTCCGATCAATTTTGTCGTCAACGCCCCAGCCGAAGCTTCCGTGGTAGGCCAAGACCCCCTTGAGGCCATCGACGCGTTGGCTCGCCACCTCGAGGCAAGGGAAGACGTAGGGAAGGTATTGTCGATCGCGGACCCTCTTCGGCAGATTCACGGTGGGTTCTTGGGCGATGAATCTCAGCCATTGCCTGATAGCGATGCTTTGGTGGAGCAATACCTAGTCGTCTTGGACTCCCTAGAACGCCTGAGCGATTTGGTAACCGCGGATCGGAAACACGCAAATATCGTGATTCGTGCGAACAACAATGGATCCCACCATCTCCGGAAAATCGCGGAAGAAGCGGATCGATGGTGGGAGACGAATGGTCCGGCAGGCTTCAAAGGAAAAACGACTGGCATCATGTTCGAGTACGCTCGGGCTGAAGACGAGATAGCGATGGGGCAACTTCGCGGACTAGCGTTTGCCGTCGCGGCCATAGGCATAATCCTTCTGGCGATATTCCGTTGGCCAAGACTTGCCCTGGTGTCACTTGCCCCAAACGTTCTCCCGGTTGCAGGTGTCTTCGGTGCAATGGGGGCCCTTCAGGTTCCACTTGATGCCGGAACCGTGCTCGTGGGCAGCCTGGCGCTGGGAATCGCAGTAGATGACACAGTCCATGTCATGACGAGGTTTGTTGAACGAACGGATAACGGTGATCGGCTGCGTGATGCCGTTCAGACGGCGCTGGCCGAAGCACTCCCCGCAGTGGTCTACTCGACCGCTGTGGTTTCTCTCTCGTTCCTGATCCTGGGTCTCTCAGAGTTCACTTTTACACGAAATCTAGGCCTTCTGACTGCGGCGATTCTTGTCCTGTGCCTTGTCGCCGATGCGACTCTCCTCCCGGCGCTTCTGGTTCGGCTACCCAGGCGCAAGGCTGCCGAGAAGCAAGCTTCCTAGGAGTCTGCGCGGCAGCGGGGGGCCATTGCGGGGTGAGCCTCGCTAGAGTGAGCCACGCCGCGAGACCTTCGCCGCTACGAGCCGGACCCGCCGCTCAGGCGGGTCCGAGGGAAGCGCTTGGAGCTCCCCGCGCGCGGGCGAGCATCGCGGCGGCCCGGCGGGGCCGACCTGCCGGGCTCGTGGCTCGGCGCCAGCGCCCCGCAGCGGCTGGCCATGGCGAGCGGCGCAC includes:
- a CDS encoding MMPL family transporter, translated to MIHAEESGALEMEPALMPGRTTQDVEVRLRLDRVAPRSLVSADNRTLAVNLVLEENAEGVHEALVSQARALASPLGGAVSGVPVFRVETNGRTRSEILFFAPFTGLVLLVVLWAIYRSVAVAISCLLPGVVGAFAMLSAMGYLESPLTITTIILPSVVLALGCAYSMHLILPARMADRGAVISAITPSALPIALSGLTTAVGFGAIGLVKIDAVRFVGGFGGLGVLVVSAAALTLVPACLSFLSPVCRRPAGSGWLTTVLPRLLGQLASNRASIGAWLLLVPLIAAGVTAIRVETDATQWLPPGNPVRDDYDAIRELLSGISPINFVVNAPAEASVVGQDPLEAIDALARHLEAREDVGKVLSIADPLRQIHGGFLGDESQPLPDSDALVEQYLVVLDSLERLSDLVTADRKHANIVIRANNNGSHHLRKIAEEADRWWETNGPAGFKGKTTGIMFEYARAEDEIAMGQLRGLAFAVAAIGIILLAIFRWPRLALVSLAPNVLPVAGVFGAMGALQVPLDAGTVLVGSLALGIAVDDTVHVMTRFVERTDNGDRLRDAVQTALAEALPAVVYSTAVVSLSFLILGLSEFTFTRNLGLLTAAILVLCLVADATLLPALLVRLPRRKAAEKQAS